From Aquabacter sp. L1I39, the proteins below share one genomic window:
- a CDS encoding baseplate multidomain protein megatron translates to MMDIPPPDPAPFPWRGRITGPAADVAGFFNRPAGYLRFIRHCMTLCEQAGGVDAFAVGSEMVGINRIRDAGGVYPAVPFWRQIAAEAKTRLGANCTVTYAADWSEYRYHDRGGANVDFPLDALWADSNIDAVGIDAYFPITDADRSLTDPAAIGAGWGSGELISYFYASEADRDLGGRGANRIQAPITEQFWALKDLRWWWDNAHTPRVAGVPTGPASAWTPRMKPIWLTEYGFPSVHCSPNRPNVFVDPKSAESFYPWYSNRSVDRVVQRVAIKGTEDWWRNLSNNPFDGQGRRMVGPRFLWCWDARPYPFFPSLKRVWQDGDNYRLGHWVQGKIGNMQLSEIVRDLCLRAGLSNADIDVTSLTDEVSGYVVSERKSLREMISVLQTAFFFDAVESGGVLRFVKRGGGTIVAIDGNDLGAAEGDGDRARIRIERAQDVELPISIDVVHLDEARDYQSSTVTGRRQLGTSRSVTTFSLPLILSVEEAQTIAQRALREIWQGRVTLEAKLPTRAIRIDPTDVIEVPVDGAIRRFRVTSVTYGKPGLVLVRGVATDGDLPQFVTVPTGSGDLQPNVPDTAAPTRVELMDLPLLTEAEAGEATSFYMAACSLGGAPFRGVSLFRPTADGLDYTVSGVADVASVIGDAVTALAPGPAHVWDNGNTVEVQLAFGSLESLPDARILDGANGALINGEIIQFANAVLIGPGRYRLSRLLRGRLGTEHRIATHPIGSRFVLLDPGRLERPTFSASSIGLAIAWRFAPAPQGPTGDQSGQISFANGGEALKPWSPAHVRGARNGAGDLSISWVRRTRYGGWWRDLTDVPVNEETERYEVDVMNGATVVRTLPASAPAAIYTAAQQVTDFGSAQASVTVRVVQLSTAIGRGTPAVATL, encoded by the coding sequence GGCATCAACCGCATCCGGGATGCGGGCGGGGTCTATCCTGCCGTGCCGTTCTGGCGACAGATCGCGGCGGAGGCTAAGACGCGGCTCGGGGCGAACTGCACCGTCACCTACGCCGCCGACTGGTCGGAATACCGCTATCATGATCGGGGCGGTGCAAATGTGGACTTCCCGCTCGACGCCCTCTGGGCCGACAGCAACATCGATGCAGTCGGCATCGACGCCTATTTCCCCATCACCGACGCCGACCGCTCGCTGACCGACCCGGCGGCGATCGGCGCGGGCTGGGGTTCGGGCGAACTGATCAGCTACTTCTATGCGAGCGAGGCCGACCGGGATCTCGGTGGGCGCGGCGCCAACCGCATCCAAGCGCCGATCACCGAACAGTTCTGGGCGCTCAAGGACCTGCGCTGGTGGTGGGACAACGCCCACACCCCGCGCGTGGCAGGCGTGCCGACGGGACCTGCGAGCGCATGGACGCCGCGGATGAAGCCGATCTGGCTCACCGAATACGGCTTCCCGTCGGTCCATTGCTCGCCGAACCGCCCGAATGTCTTCGTCGATCCGAAATCCGCCGAGAGCTTCTACCCCTGGTACTCGAACCGATCCGTCGACCGCGTGGTCCAGCGCGTCGCCATCAAGGGCACCGAGGATTGGTGGCGCAACCTCTCGAACAATCCGTTCGACGGCCAGGGGCGGCGGATGGTCGGGCCGCGCTTCCTCTGGTGCTGGGATGCGAGGCCTTACCCCTTCTTCCCGTCGCTGAAACGGGTCTGGCAGGACGGCGACAATTATCGCCTCGGCCATTGGGTTCAGGGAAAGATCGGCAACATGCAGCTCTCCGAGATCGTGCGCGATCTGTGCCTTCGCGCCGGGCTTTCCAATGCCGACATCGACGTGACGAGCCTCACTGACGAGGTGTCCGGCTACGTGGTGTCAGAGCGCAAGTCGCTGCGCGAGATGATCTCCGTCCTGCAGACCGCGTTCTTCTTCGACGCTGTGGAGAGCGGCGGGGTGCTGCGCTTCGTCAAGCGCGGCGGCGGCACCATCGTCGCCATCGACGGCAACGATCTCGGCGCGGCGGAAGGCGATGGCGACCGGGCGCGCATCCGCATCGAGCGCGCGCAGGATGTCGAACTGCCGATCTCGATCGATGTCGTGCATCTCGACGAGGCCCGCGACTACCAGAGTTCGACCGTCACGGGCCGGCGGCAGCTTGGCACATCGCGCAGCGTCACGACCTTCTCGCTGCCGCTGATCCTCTCGGTCGAGGAAGCCCAGACCATCGCCCAGCGCGCGCTCCGGGAGATCTGGCAAGGCCGCGTCACGCTGGAAGCCAAGCTGCCGACCCGGGCCATCCGCATCGATCCGACCGACGTGATTGAAGTGCCGGTCGATGGCGCGATCCGCCGCTTCCGGGTGACGTCCGTGACCTATGGCAAGCCGGGGCTCGTGCTGGTGCGCGGCGTCGCGACCGATGGCGACCTGCCGCAGTTCGTCACCGTTCCGACCGGATCGGGCGACCTGCAGCCGAACGTGCCCGACACCGCCGCGCCGACGCGGGTCGAACTGATGGACCTGCCGTTGCTGACGGAAGCCGAGGCAGGCGAAGCGACCTCGTTCTACATGGCCGCGTGCTCGCTCGGCGGCGCGCCGTTCCGGGGCGTCTCGCTGTTTCGGCCCACAGCGGACGGGCTCGACTACACCGTCTCTGGCGTCGCCGACGTGGCCTCGGTGATCGGCGACGCCGTGACCGCGCTGGCGCCGGGACCGGCGCATGTCTGGGACAATGGCAACACTGTCGAGGTGCAACTCGCCTTCGGCTCGCTCGAAAGCTTGCCCGATGCCCGTATCCTCGATGGCGCGAACGGCGCGCTGATCAATGGCGAGATCATCCAGTTCGCCAACGCGGTGCTGATCGGGCCGGGACGCTATCGACTCTCACGCCTGCTGCGCGGGCGGCTCGGGACGGAGCACCGGATCGCGACACATCCGATCGGCTCGCGCTTCGTGCTGCTCGATCCCGGCCGGCTTGAGCGGCCGACCTTCTCGGCTTCCAGCATTGGCCTCGCCATCGCCTGGCGTTTCGCGCCGGCGCCGCAGGGGCCGACCGGCGATCAGTCCGGACAGATCAGCTTTGCGAATGGCGGCGAGGCCCTGAAGCCATGGTCGCCCGCGCATGTGCGGGGCGCGCGCAATGGCGCGGGCGATCTGTCGATCAGCTGGGTCCGCCGCACCCGCTATGGCGGCTGGTGGCGCGATCTGACGGATGTTCCCGTCAACGAAGAGACCGAGCGCTACGAGGTCGACGTGATGAACGGCGCGACCGTGGTGCGCACGCTTCCCGCGTCCGCGCCTGCCGCGATCTACACCGCCGCCCAGCAGGTCACCGATTTCGGATCGGCGCAGGCGAGCGTCACCGTCCGCGTCGTCCAGCTCTCGACCGCGATCGGACGTGGCACGCCGGCCGTGGCGACGCTCTGA